The Nodularia sp. LEGE 06071 genome has a segment encoding these proteins:
- a CDS encoding SgcJ/EcaC family oxidoreductase — translation MKMTITRSALLSFFSAALAFASIVPPTPVQAQTNCPKVTRPEIAGLFDRWNRSLQTGDPNLVTQNYARNAILLPTVSNQVRRNHEEIQDYFVKFLQQKPVGKINYRSIRLYCGVAIDSGTYTFTVVNNDQIQEVPARYTFVYNRVGNKWLIAEHHSSAMPETITSSAE, via the coding sequence ATGAAAATGACAATTACTCGGTCTGCCCTATTATCATTTTTTAGTGCAGCACTTGCTTTTGCAAGTATTGTGCCACCAACTCCTGTGCAAGCACAAACTAACTGCCCCAAAGTCACTAGACCAGAAATCGCCGGACTTTTCGACCGATGGAACAGGTCTTTACAGACTGGAGATCCAAATTTAGTGACTCAGAATTATGCCAGAAATGCTATTTTGTTGCCCACAGTTTCCAACCAAGTGCGACGAAATCATGAAGAAATTCAGGACTACTTTGTAAAATTCTTGCAACAGAAACCTGTAGGCAAAATTAATTACCGCAGTATTCGCCTTTATTGCGGTGTCGCTATTGATTCAGGGACATATACATTTACAGTCGTAAATAATGATCAAATTCAGGAAGTTCCAGCAAGATACACCTTTGTCTATAATCGAGTCGGTAATAAATGGCTAATAGCAGAACATCATTCTTCCGCTATGCCAGAAACAATTACTAGCAGCGCTGAATAG